One region of Bacteroidota bacterium genomic DNA includes:
- a CDS encoding RNA-directed DNA polymerase, whose translation MNFENYRTKFEQKASKSGYTDENIQRCLNYAKPLIEKGLPVIYNTSNLSVFVGYRKDYLKRAVVYTPYFYRNFKIKKRNGKLREISEPLPSLKEIQNWILENILEQVKVSSFAKAYRKRINIIENVKFHKNQPKVFTVDIKDFFPSITTSSVENIFLKLGYSKILSNLLAKLCTLNNSLPQGAPTSPYLSNIFFKSADDNIINYCVKNEIKYTRYADDLSFSGNFDENELLKIIEESVRVLSQS comes from the coding sequence AAAATCAGGATATACTGATGAGAATATACAGCGATGCCTGAATTATGCAAAACCACTTATTGAGAAAGGGCTACCAGTAATATACAATACTTCTAACTTATCAGTTTTTGTTGGATATAGAAAGGATTATTTAAAAAGAGCAGTAGTTTATACTCCATATTTTTATAGAAATTTTAAAATTAAAAAACGCAACGGCAAACTGCGTGAAATATCTGAACCATTACCTAGTTTAAAAGAAATCCAAAATTGGATTCTTGAAAATATTTTAGAACAAGTTAAGGTTAGTTCATTTGCAAAAGCATACAGGAAAAGGATCAATATAATTGAAAATGTTAAATTTCATAAGAATCAGCCAAAAGTTTTTACTGTTGATATTAAAGACTTTTTCCCATCCATAACTACTTCCTCAGTTGAAAATATTTTTTTGAAACTTGGCTACTCAAAGATTTTGTCAAATTTATTAGCAAAACTTTGTACATTGAATAATTCGTTACCACAAGGCGCACCAACAAGTCCCTATCTTTCAAATATTTTTTTTAAATCAGCCGATGACAATATAATAAATTATTGCGTTAAAAATGAGATAAAATATACTCGATATGCAGACGATCTTAGCTTTTCAGGGAACTTTGATGAAAATGAATTATTAAAAATTATTGAAGAATCTGTTAGGGTCTTGTCCCAAAGTTAG